One region of Drosophila teissieri strain GT53w chromosome 2L, Prin_Dtei_1.1, whole genome shotgun sequence genomic DNA includes:
- the LOC122623101 gene encoding vacuolar fusion protein MON1 homolog A, whose protein sequence is MEVEQTSIRSDTNSTCEYLDAEGDPESPNLYQEADPDQEAEQQNHSIISELRDGMGTTRDTNTLSPEPGQENTGLAASVESLALSTSTSAKTEDSIGGGLEEEYDYQHDSLWQGQKKHIFILSEAGKPIFSLHGNEDKLATLFGVIQALVSFVQMGQDAITSIHAGGIKFAFMQRSSLILVAASRSNMSVQQLQLQLGDVYNQILSILTYSHMTKIFERRKNFDLRRLLSGSERLFYNLLANDSSSAKVSNNIFTFLTNSIRVFPLPTTIRSQITSAIQSNCSKIKNLVFAVLIANNKLIALVRMKKYSIHPADLRLIFNLVECSESFKSSENWSPICLPKFDMNGYLHAHVSYLADDCQACLLLLSVDRDAFFTLAEAKAKITEKLRKSHCLEAINEELQQPFNAKLYQQVVGIPELRHFLYKPKSTAQLLCPMLRHPYKSLTELERLEAIYCDLLHRIHNSSRPLKLIYEMKEREVVLAWATGTYELYAIFEPVVDKATVIKYVDKLIKWIEKEYDVYFIRNHATF, encoded by the exons ATGGAAGTAGAGCAGACGTCAATCAGGTCGGACACGAACTCCACCTGCGAGTATCTGGACGCAGAGGGCGATCCGGAGTCCCCAAATCTCTATCAAGAGGCGGATCCCGACCAGGAGGCGGAGCAACAGAACCATAGTATTATCTCTGAGCTAAGAGATGGCATGGGCACCACGCGGGACACCAATACCCTCAGTCCGGAACCGGGGCAGGAGAACACGGGACTGGCTGCGTCTGTGGAATCTCTGGCATTGAGCACTTCGACCAGCGCCAAAACAGAGGACTCCATTGGCGGGGGATTGGAGGAGGAGTACGATTACCAGCACGACAGTCTGTGGCAGGGTCAAAAGAAACACATCTTCATACTCAGCGAGGCGGGAAAACCCATTTTCTCGCTACACGGCAATGAGGATAAGCTGGCCACGCTATTCGGTGTCATTCAGGCACTGGTGAGCTTCGTCCAAATGGGCCAGGATGCCATTACGTCCATTCATGCGGGCGGCATCAAGTTCGCTTTCATGCAACGCAGCTCGCTCATCCTGGTAGCTGCCAGCAGGAGCAACATGAGTGtacagcagctgcaactgcaactggg GGATGTCTACAATCAAATACTGTCTATTCTGACGTACTCACACATGACGAAGATCTTTGAGAGGCGCAAAAACTTTGATCTGAGGAGACTGCTCTCCGGCAGCGAGAGATTGTTCTACAATCTGTTGGCGAACGACAGTAGTAGTGCCAAGG TGTCCAACAACATCTTCACATTTTTGACCAACTCAATTCGCGTCTTCCCATTGCCCACAACGATACGATCGCAAATCACCAGCGCCATTCAGAGCAACTGCTCCAAGATCAAGAATCTGGTGTTTGCCGTGCTGATTGCCAATAACAAACTGATAGCACTGGTGCGCATGAAGAAGTACTCCATACATCCGGCTGATCTGCGACTGATCTTCAACCTGGTAGAGTGCTCCGAGTCTTTTAAGAGCTCCGAGAACTGGTCGCCCATTTGCCTGCCCAAGTTCGACATGAATGGATATCTGCATGCGCATGTCTCGTACCTAGCAGATGATTGCCAAGCCTGTTTGCTCCTACTATCCGTGGACAGAGATGCCTTTTTCACACTGGCAGAAGCCAAGGCCAAGATCACGGAGAAGCTCCGCAAAAGCCACTGCTTGGAAGCCATCaacgaggagctgcagcagccgtTTAATGCGAAGCTATACCAACAGGTTGTGGGAATCCCCGAGCTGCGGCACTTTCTGTACAAACCCAAGAGCACAGCGCAACTGCTGTGTCCCATGCTGAGGCATCCGTACAAATCATTGACAGAGCTGGAGCGTCTGGAGGCCATTTACTGCGACTTGCTGCATCGCATCCACAACAGTTCCCGGCCGCTGAAGCTCATCTACGAGATGAAGGAGCGCGAGGTGGTCTTGGCCTGGGCAACCGGAACCTACGAGTTGTACGCCATATTCGAACCGGTTGTGGACAAGGCCACTGTGATCAAGTACGTGGACAAGCTGATCAAGTGGATTGAGAAGGAGTATGACGTGTACTTCATACGAAACCATGCGACATTCTAA